The following coding sequences are from one Saccopteryx bilineata isolate mSacBil1 chromosome 3, mSacBil1_pri_phased_curated, whole genome shotgun sequence window:
- the ASPRV1 gene encoding retroviral-like aspartic protease 1, whose amino-acid sequence MAGSGARSQEGRREHAFVPEPFDGANVAPHLWLHRFEVINDLNHWDHVTQLRFLKEALRGDALEAYSGLSPEDQGDYRAVREALLKTFGEHGAAHSHRPKEIVFANSMGKGYYLKGKIGKVPVRFLVDSGAQVSVVHPSLWEEVTDGDLDTLQPFENVVKVANGAEMKILGVWNTVVSLGKLKLKAEFLVANASAEEAIIGTDVLQDHNAVLDFEHRTCTLKGKKFRLLPVGGSLEDEFDLELIEEESSEEGRPPFSN is encoded by the coding sequence ATGGCCGGGAGcggagccaggagccaggagggCCGCCGGGAGCATGCCTTCGTCCCAGAGCCTTTTGATGGAGCCAATGTAGCCCCCCATCTCTGGCTGCACCGCTTTGAGGTCATCAATGACCTCAACCACTGGGATCACGTCACCCAGCTAAGGTTCCTGAAAGAGGCCCTCAGGGGAGATGCCCTGGAGGCCTACAGTGGGCTCAGCCCCGAGGACCAGGGTGACTACAGGGCTGTGAGAGAGGCCCTGCTGAAGACCTTTGGGGAGCACGGAGCCGCTCACAGCCACAGGCCCAAGGAGATCGTCTTTGCCAACAGCATGGGTAAGGGCTACTACCTCAAGGGGAAAATTGGCAAAGTGCCCGTGAGGTTCCTGGTGGACTCTGGGGCCCAGGTCTCGGTGGTCCACCCAAGCTTGTGGGAAGAGGTCACTGATGGTGACCTGGACACCCTTCAGCCCTTTGAGAATGTGGTCAAAGTGGCCAATGGGGCGGAAATGAAGATCCTGGGCGTCTGGAACACGGTGGTGTCACTGGGCAAGCTGAAGCTCAAGGCGGAGTTCCTCGTGGCCAACGCCAGCGCTGAGGAAGCCATTATTGGTACCGACGTGCTCCAGGACCACAACGCTGTCTTAGACTTCGAGCATCGCACGTGCACCCTGAAAGGGAAGAAGTTCCGCCTTCTGCCTGTTGGAGGGTCCCTGGAAGATGAGTTTGACCTGGAGCTCATAGAGGAGGAATCCTCAGAAGAGGGGCGGCCTCCATTCTCCAACTGA